The genomic segment CACCGGCGTCGTCATCCCGCCGGATGCCAAGACCTTCCTGACGCAGGCGCGCCAGCAGGGCTTCCGGCCCAAGGTGATCACGCTGGGCAAGGCGCTGCTCTTCCCCGGAGCGATCGAGGCGCTGGGCGACCTCGGCGAGGGCCTGTCCACGGAAGTGTGGTGGAGCCCCTCGCACCCGTTCGCGTCGTCGCTGACGAAGCAATCCGCGAAGCAACTGGCCGAGGCGTACGAGGCCGGCGCGAAGAAGCAGTGGACGCAGCCGGTCGGCTTCGCGCACGCGCTGTTCGAGGTCGCGGCCAATACGCTGTCGCGCAGCAAGTCGCTCAAGGCCGGCGACGTGCGCGATGCCCTCGCCGCCACCGACCTGCAGACGGTGGTCGGCCCGGTGAAGTGGGGCGGCCAGGGGCCGTTCAAGAACGTGAGCAAGACGCCGCTCGTGCTCGGCCAGTGGGTGAAAGGTGGCAAGTACAAGTACGACCTGGTGATCGTCAACAACGAGGCCTACAAGCAGATCCCCACCGGCGGCTCGCTCAAGCCGATCGCGGCGGCGAGCTGACGCCACGGCCATGCCCCTGCTCGCGCTCCACGACGTCGGCAAGTCCTACGGCGCGCTGAAGGTGACCGACGGCATCACGCTGTCGGTCGCCGAAGGCGAGACGCTGGGCATCCTGGGGCCGAACGGGGCGGGCAAGACCACGCTGTTCAACCTGGTCTCGGGCGACGTGCCGGTCGATGCCGGCCGCATCGAGTACCAGGGCCGCGACATCACACGTCTCAAGCCCCACCACCGCTGCCGCGCCGGCATCGGCCGCAGCTACCAGGTGCCGCAGCCTTTCGGCGCGATGACGGTATTCGAGAACCTGGTCACCGCCGCCTGCTTCGGCGGCCAGTTGCCGGAGCGGCAGGCCTGGCTCACCGCGCACGAGGTGCTGCAGGAGACGGGGCTGCTGCCGCACGCCAACAAGCCGGC from the Ramlibacter henchirensis genome contains:
- a CDS encoding ABC transporter ATP-binding protein, with translation MPLLALHDVGKSYGALKVTDGITLSVAEGETLGILGPNGAGKTTLFNLVSGDVPVDAGRIEYQGRDITRLKPHHRCRAGIGRSYQVPQPFGAMTVFENLVTAACFGGQLPERQAWLTAHEVLQETGLLPHANKPAGGLTLLNRKRLELARALATRPKLLLLDEIAGGLTEPEAQELVAELRRIKARGLTMVWIEHVVHALLSIADRLFVIDFGRKLAEGPPQAVMADPQVRRVYMGLEAA